ATTAAGTGTTAGCGGCAATTTTACCATCACCACCCGACCCAATTCCAATGGCAATCAATTACAAAAAACGGTGCAGACCTTTGCCATCGTTGGAGGTGAGCAAAGACTTTTGCTACAAGTTGGGTATCAGCACTTAGCAGGTGACGCAGCTGAAAAAATAAATTTTTTGGTGGAAGGTGGACTAAATGTCACTATGGCTAAATTCGATAAAAACCAAATTCAAATTAATAATTTGCAAATCGATTTAACTAGCTATTATGATATTAATAATCCTAATTCAAATGCAACTGCAAGAAGGCCTGGAGGAGTGGGTTTTGGAGCCTTTGCAGGGGCGGGTTTCAATTTTAATGTAAATCCCAAAACAAAAATTCAATTGGTGTACAATCCCTCCTATGAGCAAATAAAAGTAGAACAAAATGCTCCTTTAAAATTGCAGCATGCAATAGGATTGAGGCTTTATTATGGTTTATAGTTGATTCTTACTTTTCTCTTCCTTCCAAGCATCCTATTCTGCAATTGAACTGTTTTTGAAAGGGAGCAGTTTATTTTGATTCTGTTATCATTTTTCTCGCGTGTCATTAAAAGATGCGTGCTATTGAAAATTGAAATTGCGAAAGTAGAAACGCATTTAGTTTAGTTGTTACTTTTGTATTTCACATAGCGTTACTATATTTCAAAGCACATATTGTGAAGTTTAAAGGCAAAAAAAAGGCTGCTCACTAGGAACAGCCTCTTTTAATAATATGAATATAATTTCTTAGTTCTGAACGAAATCTTCAACAAACGGTGTAGGAGCTACGAATGAACAAGCACCAACATCACCTGCAGCACCTCTGCCTTCAGTATAAGTTAATTTAAAGGTCCATTTACCAGATGCATTTTTTGCAGGAACAGTTCCGGAAGTAGATGAAGTAGCATAATTAAAGGTACAATTGTTAGTTCCTAAAGGACCAGTTGTATAAGCTACAACTTGAAAATCACCGTTCAAATCAGCCGAAACTTTATCATTTCCGGTTCTTTGAGCAAATTGACTAAATATAACTCGGTTGTTTTTAGTTGTTGAAGCTTTAATTGTTTGCATCCAAGTGGCTGGTGAAAAGGAAAGATTTGTAACGGCGTACGTTCCTTCAAATTTCGCAGCATCGTTTACAACAGTTATTGTTCTTGTTGCTGTACCTTCATTTCCTGCAGCATCAGTTGCACTATAGGTAACGGTATAAGTTCCTGTTAAATCCTTATTAATGGTATTTGAAATGGAAATCGCACTAGTTAAATCCCCATCTTCATCGTCATTTGCAGTTGCACCCAACTCAAAATATGTTCCTTGCAAAGAAAGTGTTTGTGTGTCTGAACCACTTAATGTTACCACAGGAGCAGTAGTATCGTCTTTTTTACAACCAATCATTAAGGTTGTAGCGCCTAAAAAAAGTGCTGATGATAAAATAATGATGTTCTTTTTCATTTTTTTTTTGTTTGATTATTTTTTGTGAATTGTTTGATTCTTAATTTGAGCCGCAAAGGTAAACTATTTTTTTAATAGCCACTATTTTTTTTGTTTTCAGTCAAAAAAATTTACTTTTGCGCCCGGTTAACCAAATTTAAATTTAATTAATTAAAAATCACACAATGAAAAAAGTATTATTATCAATGACCGCTTTATGCATTATGGCGGTTGTTTCTTGCGGACCTAGCGCCGAAGAAATGGCAAAAAAAGCAAAAGCTACTGCTGATTCTGTTGCCGCTGTTGCTGCTGCTGAGGCTGAAGCTGCTGCTGCAAAAGCGCAAGCTGCTCAAGACTCTATTGCTAAGGTTGCTGCTGAAGCAGAAGCTAAAGCAAAAGCGATCGCCGATTCTGTTGCTGCTGCTGCAGAAGCAATGAAAGGCAAAGCAAAAGGAGCGGTAAAAAAAGCTAAAACTCCAGAGCAAAAACAAAAGGAAAATGTAAAGGAACTTAATAAAGACAGAGGATAATCCCTGCTTATTAGCTCTTTTTCAATTGAAAAAATAGGGGTAGTTGATATAATTTCAACTACCCCTTCTTAATTTGATTGATGCTCAGCTAGATAAAAAAATCAATAATGTTTTTATTTTTAAATTAAAAGCATACATTTGCAAAAATTTTTAAATAATCAATTTAACACAAAAATGAAAAAAGTATTATCTTTAATTGCTATCGCTGGAATGTTTGCATTCGTAGCGTGTGGACCAAGTGCAGAAGAAAAAGCTAAAATGGAACAAGCTAAAGCTGACTCTATTGCTGCTGCTGAAGCTGCTAACGCTGAAATGGAAGCTGCTAAAGCTCAGGCTACTGCAGATTCAATGGCTGCTGCTGCAACTGCAGACACAACAAAGAAAATGGAAGAGACTAAGTAATAATTTCTTTTTCCAAAAAGAAAAAAATCCTTTCGGTACCGAAAGGATTTTTTTTTGTCTGATTTATGAAAAGTATTAAGGAATTTGAATTTGATCGAAATCAAATCCACACAAATCATAAACATCCGCGTTAATCCGCGTTCTATTCTAAAGCTTCTTAAACTTAGCAATGCTTTTTATTTAATTTGCTAAAAACCAAAGCTGTTTCCAGTTGAACGAAATCAAATCCGCTAAAATCATAATCATCTACGTCAATCCGCGTTCTATTCTAAAACTTCTTAAAGTTAGCAATGCTGTTTATTTAATTTGCTAAAAACCTAAGCTATTTCCATTTGAACGAAATCAAATCCGTTAAAATCATAATCATCCGCGTTAATCAGCGTTCTATTCTAAAACTTCTTAAAGTTAGCAATGCTGTTTATTTATTTTGCTAAAAACCTAAGCTGTTTCCAGTTGAACGAAATCAAATCCGCTAAAATCATAATCATCCGCGTTAATCAGCGTTCTATTCTAAAACTTCTTAAACTTAGCAATGCTGTTTATTTAATTTGCTAAAAAGCTAAGCTGTTTCCATTTGACCGAAATCAAATCCGCGCAAATCATAATCATCCGCGTTAATCCGCGTTCTATTTCAATTACCTTTATTTTGCTTCGAATTTTGAAGTATCGATTTTCGAAAAATCAATGGTACTGCACCCCCCGCAACCTTTGGCGCAGCTTTTTGCCGAAATGCTTTTATAAATGCGCCTTCCGATAAAAAAAACTGAAAGCACAAAAACGAGGGCGAGTATAATTTCTTGAATATTCATGAATGAATCTCTTAGCGCCTCAAAATTAATATTTTTAATACTTTTACCCGCACAAATTCACTATTTCTTTTCCCAAAAAATCAGTATTTTAAATCCTATTGCTACATCTCATTATGAAGTTTGATCGAAAAAAACACCGCGACGATGTCCTCCTAAATCTATACAAAGGAATACTTGAACCCCGCATGATTGAAGAAAAGATGCTACTCTTGTTGCGTCAAGGAAAAATTTCGAAATGGTTTTCGGGCATTGGACAAGAAGCAATTTCCGTAGGACTCACTCAAGCTTTGCAGGCAAATGAATATATTTTACCCATGCACCGCAATTTGGGCGTATTTACCGGTCGTGGTATCCCTTACGAAAAATTATTTGCGCAGTTTCAAGGCAAATATTCCGGTTTCTCAAAAGGAAGGGAACGTTCCTTTCACTTTGGCACAAATGAATACCACATTGTTGGCATGATTTCTCACCTCGGCCCGCAAATGGGCGTTGCCGATGGAATTGCCTTGGCGTCCCTGTTAAATAAGGAGAGAAATGTAACGGCAGTATTTACAGGAGATGGCGGTGCCAGCGAAGGTGATTTTCACGAATCCATAAATGTAGCAGCTGTATGGGATTTACCGGTAATTTTTGTGATCGAAAACAATGGCTACGGACTTTCAACTCCCTCTAACCAACAATTTAAATTCAAAAATTTTGTGGATAAGGCCATTGGATACGGAATTGAAGCGGTAAAAGTAGATGGAAACAATGTGCTGGAAATGTATGAGGCCGTTAAAAAAATTGCCGAATCCATTCGCGAAAACCCGCGTCCTATTATGCTGGAGTGTATGACCTTTCGCATGCGTGGCCATGAGGAAGCTTCAGGTACCAAATACGTTCCGAAAGAATTGTTTGAAGAGTGGGCAAAAAAGGATCCATTAATCACTTTTGAAAAATATCTATTGGATGAAGCGGTACTTACGGAGGAAATTATATCGGCTTACCGAAAAGAAATAAAAGAAAAAATTGAACAGGGAATTGAAATTGCTTTTGGCGAAGCACCTGTTATTCCTGATACTGCTGCCGAGTATGCAGATATTTACGCAACGGCTAAACTAAAATCAACTGCCATCCCAAGTGGTAAAACGAGTAATAAACGATTGTTAGATGCCATAAGCGACGGGATGCGCCAAGCGATGGAATGCCATCCTAACCTGGTGTTAATGGGGCAAGATATTGCTGAATATGGCGGTGTGTTTAAAGCTACAGAAGGTTTTCTCGAAAAGTTTGGAAGTGAGCGCGTACGCAACACTCCCCTTTGTGAATCCGCCATTATTGGCACAGCACTAGGCTTATCTATTAAGGGATACAAAGCAATGGTAGAAATGCAGTTTGCGGATTTTGTTACCTGCGGATTCAATCAAATTATAAATAATCTCGCTAAAAGTCATTGGCGTTGGGGGCAAAATGCCGATGTGGTGGTGCGCATGCCCACAGGTGCCGGAGTGGGAGCAGGGCCCTTTCATTCGCAATCGAACGAAGCCTGGTTTGTGCATACTCCGGGCTTAAAGGTGGTATACCCCGCATTTCCGGCCGATGCAAAAGGTTTGTTATGTGCAGCTTTTGAAGATCCAAATCCCGTTTTATTTTTTGAACACAAAGCGCTCTACCGCAGCATTAGCGAAGAAGTGCCCGACGAGTATTATACTATAGAAATAGGTAAGGCAAAATTATTACGTCAAGGAAACGATGTTTCTATCATCACCTATGGAGCCGGAGTGCATTGGGCTTTAGAAGTATTAGACCGTAATGTTTCCGTTTCGGCTGATTTGCTCGATTTGCGCAGTCTTTTGCCATTTGATAAAGAAGCAATCGCAGCTACGGTTAAGAAAACCGGCAAAGTGATTATATTGCATGAAGATACTTTGATTGGTGGCATTGCAGGCGAAATTTCAGCATTTATCAGTGAACATTGTTTCGAATATTTAGATGCCCCGGTAATGCGCAGCGCTAGCCTGGATACACCTGTTCCTTTTGCGCTGGAGTTGGAAGCTAACTTTTTGCCCAAAGGCAGATTTGAGAAGCAATTGTTGGATTTGCTGAAGTATTAAGTTGTCTAAGGATCTTAAATTAGGATGAAATTACGACGATTGAAAAGGCTGCTTCTTTTTAATCGTACTTCTTTGAGTTTAATCGTGTTGAACCAACATCTTTTTAGTTACTTCTTCATCCTCCGTTTTTAAGGTATAGAAATAAATTCCGTCACTAAGATCACTTGTATTTACCACAATTGAATGTTTGCCTGGTGGTAGTTTGAATTTGTTACCCGAATATACAATTTTACCCATTACATCTTTTAACTGAAGGTTTGCACTTGTATTTTTTTTGAGATCGAATGTGATCATGCATGTATTTTCAGCAGGGTTCGGGTAACTTGTTAAGATTAAGTTTAAAAGCGCATTCTCGTGCACGTTTACACCGCAATTAACACCACCAAAGAACAAATCAATTTTGGCGTAAATTATATCACTTTCAGTTAGATTCCAACTACCTTGACAAATTCCCGGCCCTCCACAAAATATTAGTGAATGTCCGGGTGCACCATCGCGTTGATAGATGATGTGTGCTGCATTATCAACCCTTTTAGCCATGCAGGCAAATACACATTCATGATTCATTGAGTCTATATCCTGATCAATATCAATGGCACAGTCGAAACCATCGGCTGATGATTTTAAATAAACATGCTTATAACTTGTCCCATAGGCTGTTGTATCACAGGTTTCACATAAAGATTGGTAACTTACATAAATAGTATTGTTGGCATCTACTCCGGAACTGGGCATTTGTGTTATTCCACCCCGATATAATCCCATTGTGCCTCCACC
This region of Bacteroidota bacterium genomic DNA includes:
- a CDS encoding DUF5011 domain-containing protein — encoded protein: MKKNIIILSSALFLGATTLMIGCKKDDTTAPVVTLSGSDTQTLSLQGTYFELGATANDDEDGDLTSAISISNTINKDLTGTYTVTYSATDAAGNEGTATRTITVVNDAAKFEGTYAVTNLSFSPATWMQTIKASTTKNNRVIFSQFAQRTGNDKVSADLNGDFQVVAYTTGPLGTNNCTFNYATSSTSGTVPAKNASGKWTFKLTYTEGRGAAGDVGACSFVAPTPFVEDFVQN
- a CDS encoding FeoB-associated Cys-rich membrane protein → MNIQEIILALVFVLSVFFIGRRIYKSISAKSCAKGCGGCSTIDFSKIDTSKFEAK
- a CDS encoding dehydrogenase E1 component subunit alpha/beta; the encoded protein is MKFDRKKHRDDVLLNLYKGILEPRMIEEKMLLLLRQGKISKWFSGIGQEAISVGLTQALQANEYILPMHRNLGVFTGRGIPYEKLFAQFQGKYSGFSKGRERSFHFGTNEYHIVGMISHLGPQMGVADGIALASLLNKERNVTAVFTGDGGASEGDFHESINVAAVWDLPVIFVIENNGYGLSTPSNQQFKFKNFVDKAIGYGIEAVKVDGNNVLEMYEAVKKIAESIRENPRPIMLECMTFRMRGHEEASGTKYVPKELFEEWAKKDPLITFEKYLLDEAVLTEEIISAYRKEIKEKIEQGIEIAFGEAPVIPDTAAEYADIYATAKLKSTAIPSGKTSNKRLLDAISDGMRQAMECHPNLVLMGQDIAEYGGVFKATEGFLEKFGSERVRNTPLCESAIIGTALGLSIKGYKAMVEMQFADFVTCGFNQIINNLAKSHWRWGQNADVVVRMPTGAGVGAGPFHSQSNEAWFVHTPGLKVVYPAFPADAKGLLCAAFEDPNPVLFFEHKALYRSISEEVPDEYYTIEIGKAKLLRQGNDVSIITYGAGVHWALEVLDRNVSVSADLLDLRSLLPFDKEAIAATVKKTGKVIILHEDTLIGGIAGEISAFISEHCFEYLDAPVMRSASLDTPVPFALELEANFLPKGRFEKQLLDLLKY